A single region of the Neomonachus schauinslandi chromosome 3, ASM220157v2, whole genome shotgun sequence genome encodes:
- the ACKR3 gene encoding atypical chemokine receptor 3 isoform X2: protein MHVQLGTRRQLAARSAMDLHLFDYSEPGNFSDISWPCNGSDCLAVDTVLCPNMPNKSVLLYTLSFIYIFIFVTGMIANSVVVWVNIQAKTTGYDTHCYILNLAIADLWVVVTIPVWVVSLVQHNQWPMGELTCKITHLIFSINLFGSIFFLTCMSVDRYLSIAYFAGTSSRRKKVVRRAVCVLVWLLAFCVSLPDTYYLKTVTSASNNETYCRSFYPEHSVKEWLISMELISVVLGFAIPFCIIAVFYCLLARAIAASSDQEKQSSRKIIFSYVVVFLVCWLPYHVVVLLDIFSILHYIPFTCQLENFLFTALHVTQCLSLVHCCVNPVLYSFISRNYRYELMKAFIFKYSAKTGLTKLIDASRVSETEYSALEQNTK, encoded by the exons ATGCATGTACAGTTGGGGACAC GCCGTCAGCTCGCTGCCCGCAGCGCCATGGATCTGCACCTCTTCGACTACTCGGAACCAGGGAACTTCTCCGACATCAGCTGGCCATGCAACGGCAGCGACTGCCTCGCCGTCGACACGGTGCTGTGTCCCAACATGCCCAACAAGAGCGTGCTCCTGTACACGCTGTCCTTCATTTATATCTTCATCTTCGTGACCGGCATGATCGCCAACTCCGTGGTGGTCTGGGTGAACATCCAGGCCAAGACCACCGGCTACGACACGCACTGCTACATCCTCAACCTGGCCATCGCCGACCTGTGGGTGGTGGTCACCATCCCCGTCTGGGTGGTCAGCCTCGTGCAGCATAACCAGTGGCCCATGGGAGAGCTCACGTGCAAGATCACCCACCTCATCTTCTCCATCAACCTGTTCGGCAGCATCTTCTTCCTCACATGCATGAGTGTGGACCGCTACCTCTCCATCGCCTACTTCGCCGGCACCTCGAGCCGCAGGAAGAAGGTGGTCCGCCGCGCCGTCTGCGTGCTGGTGTGGCTGCTGGCCTTCTGCGTGTCCCTGCCCGACACCTACTACCTGAAGACTGTCACGTCGGCGTCCAACAACGAGACCTACTGCCGCTCCTTCTACCCCGAGCACAGCGTCAAGGAGTGGCTCATCAGCATGGAGCTGATCTCTGTGGTCTTGGGCTTCGCCATCCCCTTTTGCATCATCGCCGTCTTTTACTGCCTGCTGGCCCGAGCCATCGCTGCATCCAGCGACCAGGAGAAGCAGAGCAGTCGCAAAATCATCTTCTCCTATGTGGTGGTCTTCCTTGTGTGCTGGCTCCCCTACCATGTGGTGGTGCTCCTGGACATCTTCTCCATCCTCCACTACATCCCCTTCACCTGCCAGCTGGAGAACTTCCTCTTCACGGCTCTGCACGTCACGCAGTGCCTGTCGCTGGTGCACTGCTGTGTCAACCCCGTGCTCTACAGCTTCATCAGTCGTAACTACAGGTACGAGCTGATGAAGGCCTTCATCTTTAAGTACTCGGCCAAGACAGGTCTCACCAAGCTCATCGATGCTTCCAGGGTGTCGGAAACAGAGTACTCCGCCTTGGAGCAGAACACCAAGTGA
- the ACKR3 gene encoding atypical chemokine receptor 3 isoform X1, with amino-acid sequence MGGGRSVTGGQLAFTLELGASKPPFSPSALAGRVSLCPPKARERTAEGSRALRAGRQLAARSAMDLHLFDYSEPGNFSDISWPCNGSDCLAVDTVLCPNMPNKSVLLYTLSFIYIFIFVTGMIANSVVVWVNIQAKTTGYDTHCYILNLAIADLWVVVTIPVWVVSLVQHNQWPMGELTCKITHLIFSINLFGSIFFLTCMSVDRYLSIAYFAGTSSRRKKVVRRAVCVLVWLLAFCVSLPDTYYLKTVTSASNNETYCRSFYPEHSVKEWLISMELISVVLGFAIPFCIIAVFYCLLARAIAASSDQEKQSSRKIIFSYVVVFLVCWLPYHVVVLLDIFSILHYIPFTCQLENFLFTALHVTQCLSLVHCCVNPVLYSFISRNYRYELMKAFIFKYSAKTGLTKLIDASRVSETEYSALEQNTK; translated from the exons ATGGGTGGTGGGAGATCAGTGACGGGGGGCCAGCTGGCTTTCACGCTCGAGCTAGGAGCCTCGAAGCCTCCGTTCTCTCCTTCAGCCCTGGCTGGAAGAGTCTCACTGTGCCCCCCGAAGGCAAGGGAGAGGACAGCTGAGGGGAGCCGTGCCCTGCGAGCAG GCCGTCAGCTCGCTGCCCGCAGCGCCATGGATCTGCACCTCTTCGACTACTCGGAACCAGGGAACTTCTCCGACATCAGCTGGCCATGCAACGGCAGCGACTGCCTCGCCGTCGACACGGTGCTGTGTCCCAACATGCCCAACAAGAGCGTGCTCCTGTACACGCTGTCCTTCATTTATATCTTCATCTTCGTGACCGGCATGATCGCCAACTCCGTGGTGGTCTGGGTGAACATCCAGGCCAAGACCACCGGCTACGACACGCACTGCTACATCCTCAACCTGGCCATCGCCGACCTGTGGGTGGTGGTCACCATCCCCGTCTGGGTGGTCAGCCTCGTGCAGCATAACCAGTGGCCCATGGGAGAGCTCACGTGCAAGATCACCCACCTCATCTTCTCCATCAACCTGTTCGGCAGCATCTTCTTCCTCACATGCATGAGTGTGGACCGCTACCTCTCCATCGCCTACTTCGCCGGCACCTCGAGCCGCAGGAAGAAGGTGGTCCGCCGCGCCGTCTGCGTGCTGGTGTGGCTGCTGGCCTTCTGCGTGTCCCTGCCCGACACCTACTACCTGAAGACTGTCACGTCGGCGTCCAACAACGAGACCTACTGCCGCTCCTTCTACCCCGAGCACAGCGTCAAGGAGTGGCTCATCAGCATGGAGCTGATCTCTGTGGTCTTGGGCTTCGCCATCCCCTTTTGCATCATCGCCGTCTTTTACTGCCTGCTGGCCCGAGCCATCGCTGCATCCAGCGACCAGGAGAAGCAGAGCAGTCGCAAAATCATCTTCTCCTATGTGGTGGTCTTCCTTGTGTGCTGGCTCCCCTACCATGTGGTGGTGCTCCTGGACATCTTCTCCATCCTCCACTACATCCCCTTCACCTGCCAGCTGGAGAACTTCCTCTTCACGGCTCTGCACGTCACGCAGTGCCTGTCGCTGGTGCACTGCTGTGTCAACCCCGTGCTCTACAGCTTCATCAGTCGTAACTACAGGTACGAGCTGATGAAGGCCTTCATCTTTAAGTACTCGGCCAAGACAGGTCTCACCAAGCTCATCGATGCTTCCAGGGTGTCGGAAACAGAGTACTCCGCCTTGGAGCAGAACACCAAGTGA
- the ACKR3 gene encoding atypical chemokine receptor 3 isoform X3, producing MDLHLFDYSEPGNFSDISWPCNGSDCLAVDTVLCPNMPNKSVLLYTLSFIYIFIFVTGMIANSVVVWVNIQAKTTGYDTHCYILNLAIADLWVVVTIPVWVVSLVQHNQWPMGELTCKITHLIFSINLFGSIFFLTCMSVDRYLSIAYFAGTSSRRKKVVRRAVCVLVWLLAFCVSLPDTYYLKTVTSASNNETYCRSFYPEHSVKEWLISMELISVVLGFAIPFCIIAVFYCLLARAIAASSDQEKQSSRKIIFSYVVVFLVCWLPYHVVVLLDIFSILHYIPFTCQLENFLFTALHVTQCLSLVHCCVNPVLYSFISRNYRYELMKAFIFKYSAKTGLTKLIDASRVSETEYSALEQNTK from the coding sequence ATGGATCTGCACCTCTTCGACTACTCGGAACCAGGGAACTTCTCCGACATCAGCTGGCCATGCAACGGCAGCGACTGCCTCGCCGTCGACACGGTGCTGTGTCCCAACATGCCCAACAAGAGCGTGCTCCTGTACACGCTGTCCTTCATTTATATCTTCATCTTCGTGACCGGCATGATCGCCAACTCCGTGGTGGTCTGGGTGAACATCCAGGCCAAGACCACCGGCTACGACACGCACTGCTACATCCTCAACCTGGCCATCGCCGACCTGTGGGTGGTGGTCACCATCCCCGTCTGGGTGGTCAGCCTCGTGCAGCATAACCAGTGGCCCATGGGAGAGCTCACGTGCAAGATCACCCACCTCATCTTCTCCATCAACCTGTTCGGCAGCATCTTCTTCCTCACATGCATGAGTGTGGACCGCTACCTCTCCATCGCCTACTTCGCCGGCACCTCGAGCCGCAGGAAGAAGGTGGTCCGCCGCGCCGTCTGCGTGCTGGTGTGGCTGCTGGCCTTCTGCGTGTCCCTGCCCGACACCTACTACCTGAAGACTGTCACGTCGGCGTCCAACAACGAGACCTACTGCCGCTCCTTCTACCCCGAGCACAGCGTCAAGGAGTGGCTCATCAGCATGGAGCTGATCTCTGTGGTCTTGGGCTTCGCCATCCCCTTTTGCATCATCGCCGTCTTTTACTGCCTGCTGGCCCGAGCCATCGCTGCATCCAGCGACCAGGAGAAGCAGAGCAGTCGCAAAATCATCTTCTCCTATGTGGTGGTCTTCCTTGTGTGCTGGCTCCCCTACCATGTGGTGGTGCTCCTGGACATCTTCTCCATCCTCCACTACATCCCCTTCACCTGCCAGCTGGAGAACTTCCTCTTCACGGCTCTGCACGTCACGCAGTGCCTGTCGCTGGTGCACTGCTGTGTCAACCCCGTGCTCTACAGCTTCATCAGTCGTAACTACAGGTACGAGCTGATGAAGGCCTTCATCTTTAAGTACTCGGCCAAGACAGGTCTCACCAAGCTCATCGATGCTTCCAGGGTGTCGGAAACAGAGTACTCCGCCTTGGAGCAGAACACCAAGTGA